From the Halorussus salinus genome, the window GGTCGTCGCTACCAGTTACTCGAACGGGCTTTTCGGGACGGTCACGTTGTTCAGAGTCATTTTGATACAGAACCCGGCCGCTCAATCTATTATTTTCCTCTCGATGTTCTCGTCGGTTGCTTCGACTAGTAAGCTAAAACTACAATTTCTCAATCACTCTAACTTCCGTTACAGCAACTTATCGACGAACGACTCGAACTCGGCCCCTTCCGAAACCGACTCCAACTCGTCCAGTGCATCCGAATCCTCGTCGCGGTTCTCCTCCAGCAGGTCCACTACCTCGCTGTCGGCGTCGATGGCGTCTGCGATTTCCAGCAGACCCTCGTAGGCGGTCAGTTCCAAGCGTTCGGCTTTCCGGCCGAGGTGGTTGTAGAGGGCGTTCTGGACCGCTACGTCGTTGCCCTCCGAATCTATCTCGCGCTTCTCCTCCCGTAGCGCGTCGAAGGTCGGCACCGTGCGCTCGTGAGCGTCGATGTCGAGGAGACCGAAGACTCGTTCGAGGCGTTCGACGTGTTGTGCGGTCTCGTCGCGGTGGTCGGCGAAGCCGTCCACGAGGTCCGAGTCGGTCGCGCTGGTCTGGAGTTCG encodes:
- a CDS encoding YciE/YciF ferroxidase family protein, with product MTLDTPEELFEYELRGIYYGERRLRDLLDELQTSATDSDLVDGFADHRDETAQHVERLERVFGLLDIDAHERTVPTFDALREEKREIDSEGNDVAVQNALYNHLGRKAERLELTAYEGLLEIADAIDADSEVVDLLEENRDEDSDALDELESVSEGAEFESFVDKLL